In the genome of Catenulispora sp. MAP5-51, one region contains:
- a CDS encoding oxygenase MpaB family protein: MRNRELARLKHIRTLDPVADHEEIYRTVAQYEFGWETMLGLNLAFYSTFGIPAIAELLHSTGEMTERTRKRADDTGLLMYELITNGLEAERGRAAVKRLNQIHRRFTIADDDYRYVLATFVVVPTRWIARTGWRPLCCHERTATVEFYRRLGELMHVTDIPSDYAGFEKVLDTYEAEHFAHTAAAEALMTATRGLFTGRLPDRLKGLAGPVADTLLPPTLRTAVGAPTPALPVRMLVGGLLRVRATAEAWKAPRTEPYLKLGTAPSYPDGYRVEELGPVV; encoded by the coding sequence ATGCGCAACCGCGAGCTGGCCCGGCTGAAGCACATCCGCACCCTGGATCCGGTCGCAGACCACGAAGAGATCTACCGCACGGTCGCGCAGTACGAATTCGGCTGGGAGACCATGCTCGGCCTGAACCTGGCGTTCTACTCGACGTTCGGCATCCCGGCGATCGCCGAGCTCCTGCACTCGACCGGCGAGATGACCGAGCGCACCCGCAAGCGCGCCGACGACACCGGCCTGCTCATGTACGAACTGATCACCAACGGCCTGGAAGCCGAGCGCGGACGGGCGGCGGTCAAGCGCCTGAACCAGATCCACCGCCGCTTCACCATCGCCGACGACGACTACCGCTACGTCCTGGCGACCTTCGTGGTGGTCCCGACCCGCTGGATCGCCCGCACCGGCTGGCGCCCGCTGTGCTGCCACGAACGCACCGCGACAGTGGAGTTCTACCGGCGGCTGGGCGAGCTGATGCACGTCACCGACATCCCGAGTGACTACGCAGGATTCGAGAAGGTCCTCGACACCTACGAGGCCGAGCACTTCGCCCACACCGCCGCCGCCGAGGCACTGATGACCGCGACCCGCGGCCTGTTCACCGGCCGCCTGCCCGACCGTCTGAAGGGCCTGGCCGGCCCGGTCGCCGACACCCTGCTGCCGCCGACGCTGCGCACGGCCGTCGGGGCGCCGACGCCGGCACTTCCGGTGCGGATGCTGGTCGGGGGGCTGCTGCGGGTGCGGGCGACGGCGGAGGCGTGGAAGGCGCCGCGGACGGAGCCTTATTTGAAGCTGGGGACGGCGCCGAGTTATCCGGACGGGTATCGGGTGGAGGAGTTGGGGCCTGTGGTTTAG
- a CDS encoding GNAT family N-acetyltransferase, producing MTELHTDRLILRRWKDSDLEPWAAMNADPEVREHLGEVMTREQSDGSVARFLEEYDARGYGWLAVEVRETGAFIGFAGLDEVDEEMPFTGVEIGWRLAREAWGRGYATEAARAILAFAFDTLALPEVLALTTATNTRSQAVMKRLGMTYDPADDFEDPTVPEGPLRAGVVYRIKAGGTTA from the coding sequence ATGACCGAACTCCATACCGACCGACTGATCCTGCGCCGCTGGAAGGACTCCGACCTCGAGCCCTGGGCCGCGATGAACGCCGACCCCGAAGTCCGCGAGCACCTCGGCGAGGTGATGACCCGCGAGCAGAGCGACGGCTCGGTGGCCCGCTTCCTGGAGGAGTACGACGCGCGCGGCTACGGCTGGCTGGCCGTCGAGGTCCGCGAGACCGGCGCCTTCATCGGCTTCGCGGGCCTGGACGAGGTCGACGAGGAGATGCCCTTCACCGGCGTGGAGATCGGCTGGCGCCTGGCCCGCGAGGCGTGGGGCCGCGGCTACGCCACCGAGGCGGCGCGCGCGATCCTCGCCTTCGCCTTCGACACCCTCGCCCTGCCCGAGGTCCTGGCCCTGACGACGGCCACCAACACCCGCTCCCAGGCGGTGATGAAGCGCCTGGGCATGACCTACGACCCGGCCGACGACTTCGAGGATCCGACCGTCCCGGAGGGCCCGCTGCGCGCCGGCGTCGTGTACCGGATCAAGGCCGGCGGCACGACAGCCTAG
- a CDS encoding alpha/beta hydrolase, translating into MKNPLDWSLLSGPIPVLLLLATVAAFAFLLADRTRAWWVWRAPAAFAVGAVLTAVLGVVVDRWWRPFPEGLPTEVLLWLGVAILGLAVAALRALSLSWRRRGLALACAVVIGLTGLNQVNRYFQNYMTTRALLGPWLDTGTEFGRAARPAAEVVAAPPGRMLADVWTPPARLPATGTVSEVTIPGKASHFNARKAWIYLPPAYQATPRPQLPVLVLLAGQPGSPRDWIDAGRVHKILDAYAAAHHGLAPVTVMPDATGSTIGNTLCMDSKLGNAETYLTTDLEAWVTANLQVAPPERGWTVGGFSFGGTCAVQLALRAPQLYRTFLDLSGQREPTLGTHKDTVKKAFNGDEGAFARANPVSILAKQHFPGLAGRLVGGTTDKEFTPQLTIVYWACRHAGLDVRMSEVPGGHSWQVWRAGFTEQLPWIAERNGLARQ; encoded by the coding sequence GTGAAGAACCCCCTCGACTGGTCCCTCCTCAGCGGCCCCATCCCCGTCCTCCTCCTGCTGGCCACCGTCGCCGCCTTCGCCTTCCTCCTTGCCGACCGCACCCGCGCCTGGTGGGTCTGGCGCGCCCCGGCCGCCTTCGCCGTCGGCGCGGTGCTCACCGCCGTGCTCGGCGTCGTCGTCGACCGGTGGTGGCGGCCGTTCCCCGAAGGGCTGCCCACCGAGGTCCTTCTGTGGCTGGGAGTGGCGATCCTCGGCCTCGCCGTCGCGGCCCTGCGCGCGCTGTCCCTGTCCTGGCGCCGCCGGGGCCTGGCGCTCGCCTGTGCCGTGGTCATCGGCCTGACCGGGCTGAACCAGGTCAACCGCTACTTCCAGAACTACATGACCACGCGTGCGCTGCTCGGGCCGTGGCTCGACACCGGGACCGAGTTCGGGCGGGCCGCCCGGCCGGCCGCCGAGGTCGTCGCCGCCCCGCCCGGCCGCATGCTCGCCGACGTCTGGACGCCGCCGGCGCGCCTGCCGGCCACCGGCACCGTGTCCGAGGTCACCATCCCGGGCAAGGCCTCGCACTTCAACGCCCGCAAGGCCTGGATCTACCTCCCGCCCGCCTACCAGGCGACGCCGCGGCCGCAGCTGCCCGTGCTCGTCCTGCTCGCCGGGCAGCCGGGGTCACCCCGGGACTGGATCGACGCCGGCCGGGTGCACAAGATCCTCGACGCCTACGCCGCCGCACACCACGGCCTGGCGCCGGTCACCGTCATGCCGGACGCGACCGGCTCCACCATCGGCAACACGCTCTGCATGGACTCCAAGCTCGGCAACGCCGAGACCTACCTGACCACCGACCTCGAAGCCTGGGTCACCGCCAACCTCCAGGTCGCCCCGCCCGAGCGCGGCTGGACCGTCGGCGGCTTCTCCTTCGGCGGCACCTGTGCCGTCCAGCTGGCGCTGCGCGCCCCGCAGCTCTACCGCACCTTCCTGGACCTGTCCGGGCAGCGCGAACCGACCCTCGGCACCCACAAGGACACCGTGAAGAAGGCCTTCAACGGCGACGAGGGCGCCTTCGCCCGCGCCAACCCCGTCTCCATCCTCGCCAAGCAGCACTTCCCCGGACTCGCCGGCCGCCTCGTCGGCGGCACCACCGACAAGGAGTTCACGCCGCAGCTCACCATCGTCTACTGGGCCTGCCGCCACGCCGGCCTCGACGTCCGGATGAGCGAGGTCCCCGGCGGCCACAGCTGGCAGGTGTGGCGCGCCGGCTTCACCGAGCAGCTGCCCTGGATCGCCGAGCGCAACGGCCTGGCCCGCCAATGA